In the Populus trichocarpa isolate Nisqually-1 chromosome 1, P.trichocarpa_v4.1, whole genome shotgun sequence genome, one interval contains:
- the LOC7478099 gene encoding transcription initiation factor TFIID subunit 9, producing MAEGEEDMPRDAKIVKSLLKSMGVEDYEPRVVHQFLELWYRYVVDVLTDAQVYSEHANKTAIDCDDVKLAIQSKVNFSFSQPPPREVLLELARNRNKIPLPKSIAGPGIPLPPEQDTLISPNYQLAIPKKRTAQAIEETEEDEESADPNQSQEQKTDPPQLTPQRVSFPLTKRPK from the exons TCATTGCTTAAATCAATGGGTGTCGAGGATTATGAACCTCGTGTTGTGCATCAGTTTTTGGAGTTGTGGTATCGTTATGTTGTTGATGTGTTGACAGATGCACAGGTTTATTCAGAGCATGCTAACAAAACTGCAATTGACTGTGATGATGTCAAGCTTGCTATTCAATCTAAAGTCAATTTCAGCTTCTCGCAACCCCCACCTAGAGAG GTTTTACTAGAGTTGGCCAGAAATAGGAACAAAATCCCATTGCCTAAGTCAATAGCTGGGCCTGGTATCCCTCTTCCACCCGAGCAGGACACGTTGATCAGTCCAAACTATCAACTTGCTATCCCAAAGAAGCGGACGGCCCAGGCAATAGAAGAGACAGAGGAGGATGAAGAGAGTGCTGATCCCAACCAATCACAAGAACAGAAGACGGATCCTCCACAGCTTACTCCTCAAAGAGTATCCTTTCCTCTCACCAAACGTCCCAAGTGA